In Tepidimonas taiwanensis, the following are encoded in one genomic region:
- a CDS encoding acyltransferase: MAGIYIHPTAIVDEGAQIGEDSRIWHWVHICAGARIGARCSFGQNVFVGNDVVIGNNVRVQNNVSIYDAVTLEDDVFCGPSMVFTNVNNPRSAVSRKKEYRRTHVRRGASIGANATIVCGHEIGEYAFVGAGAVVTKDVPAYALVVGTPARRIGWMCRCGVRLSDALGEVTCPECGARYQVSDTSCEPK; the protein is encoded by the coding sequence ATGGCTGGCATTTACATTCATCCAACCGCCATCGTCGATGAGGGCGCCCAGATCGGCGAAGACAGTCGCATCTGGCACTGGGTACATATCTGCGCGGGTGCCCGTATTGGCGCGCGCTGCTCATTCGGCCAGAACGTCTTTGTCGGCAACGACGTGGTGATCGGCAACAACGTCAGGGTGCAGAACAACGTTTCCATCTACGACGCTGTCACGCTGGAGGACGACGTCTTTTGCGGGCCGAGCATGGTGTTCACCAATGTCAATAACCCCCGTTCGGCGGTGAGCCGCAAGAAAGAATACCGCCGCACCCACGTTCGGCGCGGCGCTTCCATCGGCGCTAACGCCACCATCGTTTGCGGCCATGAGATCGGCGAATACGCGTTCGTTGGCGCCGGCGCGGTGGTCACAAAAGACGTGCCGGCCTACGCGTTGGTGGTCGGCACGCCGGCCCGCCGCATCGGCTGGATGTGCCGCTGCGGCGTGCGCCTCAGCGACGCGTTGGGCGAGGTGACGTGCCCTGAGTGCGGCGCCCGCTACCAAGTGAGCGATACCTCCTGCGAGCCGAAATGA
- a CDS encoding DegT/DnrJ/EryC1/StrS family aminotransferase codes for MEFIDLKAQYRALKDAIDARIHKVLNHGQYIMGPEVRELEERLEDYTGAKHCITVASGTEALLISLMALGIGPGDEVITTPFTFVATAEVIVLLGAVPVFVDIEPDTCNIDASKIEAAITPKTKAIMPVSLYGQPADMDEINAIAERYGLPVIEDAAQSFGATYKGKKSCNLSTIGCTSFFPSKPLGCYGDGGAIFTTDDVLAKACREIRVHGQKRRYYHTRIGVGGRMDTLQCAIVLAKLERFDWEIEQRMKLGARYNQLLDKHGYQRVKQRNDRTSVFAQYTVFVENRDAIAKQLNEQGIPTAVHYPVPLNRQPAYKDICHGTVTAVAERVAKQVMSLPMGPDLAESDQQRIVAALSEAVKIGGF; via the coding sequence ATCGAATTTATAGACTTGAAGGCTCAGTACCGTGCCCTCAAGGATGCCATCGATGCGCGCATCCATAAGGTACTAAACCACGGCCAGTACATCATGGGCCCCGAAGTGCGCGAGCTCGAGGAACGGCTCGAAGATTACACCGGGGCAAAGCACTGCATCACCGTTGCCTCCGGCACCGAGGCGCTGCTGATTTCGCTCATGGCGCTGGGTATCGGGCCGGGCGACGAAGTCATCACCACGCCCTTCACCTTCGTCGCCACGGCGGAAGTCATCGTCCTGCTCGGTGCCGTGCCGGTCTTCGTCGACATCGAACCCGACACTTGCAACATTGATGCCAGCAAGATCGAGGCTGCCATCACGCCGAAGACAAAGGCGATCATGCCGGTATCCCTCTATGGCCAGCCGGCCGACATGGATGAGATCAACGCCATCGCCGAAAGATACGGCTTACCAGTCATCGAGGACGCGGCTCAGAGCTTCGGCGCTACCTACAAAGGCAAAAAGAGCTGCAACCTTTCCACCATCGGTTGCACCTCCTTCTTTCCGAGCAAGCCGCTCGGCTGCTACGGCGACGGCGGAGCCATCTTCACCACCGACGATGTCCTGGCGAAGGCCTGTCGGGAAATCCGCGTACATGGTCAGAAGCGGCGTTACTACCACACCCGCATCGGTGTCGGTGGCCGCATGGACACCTTGCAATGCGCTATCGTACTAGCCAAGCTCGAGCGTTTCGACTGGGAAATCGAGCAGAGAATGAAGCTCGGCGCACGTTACAACCAGTTGCTCGATAAACACGGATATCAACGTGTCAAACAGCGCAACGACCGCACCAGCGTCTTTGCCCAATACACAGTTTTCGTCGAAAACCGTGACGCAATCGCCAAGCAACTTAACGAACAGGGAATTCCGACTGCTGTGCATTACCCGGTCCCACTGAATCGGCAGCCCGCCTATAAAGACATATGTCACGGTACTGTCACTGCTGTGGCCGAGCGTGTTGCCAAGCAGGTTATGAGCTTACCGATGGGGCCAGACCTCGCGGAATCTGATCAGCAGCGGATCGTAGCCGCGCTGTCTGAGGCAGTCAAAATTGGCGGTTTCTGA
- the wecB gene encoding non-hydrolyzing UDP-N-acetylglucosamine 2-epimerase has translation MKIVTVIGARPQFIKAAAVSRVIRDRYAGQIEEILVHTGQHYDENMSQVFFDELDIPRPRYNLEISGGNHGAMTGRMLEAVENVLLQERPDWVLVYGDTNSTLAGALAAAKLHMPVAHVEAGLRSFNMRMPEEINRILADRVSSMLFCPTETAVANLRAEGITNGVHNIGDVMYDIALFYRDQARRQSKCLQKLGLAEGGFVLATCHRAENTDNLERLKGIVTALGRIAARLPVVLPLHPRTRKLLIDHDLYGMLGSVKVTEPLPFLDMVALEQAANVILTDSGGVQKEAFFYGVPCITMRDETEWVETVGTGANRLVGASASAILAAFDDAMNKTRTAIHDKPYGDGDAAGKIVALLVQ, from the coding sequence ATGAAGATTGTCACTGTCATCGGTGCGCGACCGCAGTTCATCAAGGCGGCGGCGGTTTCGCGGGTCATCCGCGATCGTTACGCTGGTCAGATCGAGGAAATCCTCGTTCATACAGGACAGCACTACGACGAAAACATGTCGCAGGTCTTTTTCGATGAGCTGGACATCCCCAGACCCCGCTACAACCTCGAAATCTCTGGCGGCAATCACGGCGCCATGACGGGCCGCATGCTGGAAGCCGTGGAAAACGTCCTCCTGCAGGAAAGGCCCGACTGGGTGCTTGTCTATGGAGACACCAATTCGACCCTGGCTGGCGCACTCGCCGCCGCCAAGCTTCACATGCCTGTCGCGCATGTCGAAGCGGGCTTGCGTTCGTTCAACATGCGCATGCCTGAAGAAATCAACCGCATCCTCGCCGACCGGGTTTCGTCCATGCTTTTCTGCCCGACGGAAACGGCCGTCGCCAATCTGCGGGCAGAGGGCATCACGAACGGCGTCCACAACATCGGCGATGTGATGTACGACATCGCACTGTTTTATCGCGACCAGGCCAGACGGCAGAGCAAATGCCTGCAGAAACTCGGTCTGGCGGAGGGTGGATTTGTTTTGGCGACCTGCCATCGTGCGGAAAACACCGACAACCTGGAGAGGCTAAAAGGCATTGTTACCGCCTTGGGCCGTATTGCCGCAAGACTGCCCGTCGTGCTGCCGCTTCATCCCCGTACGCGCAAGCTTCTGATCGACCATGACCTGTACGGGATGCTGGGCAGCGTCAAGGTCACGGAACCGCTTCCGTTCCTCGACATGGTTGCGCTCGAGCAGGCCGCCAACGTGATCCTCACCGACTCGGGCGGCGTGCAGAAAGAAGCCTTTTTCTACGGGGTGCCGTGCATCACGATGCGCGATGAAACGGAGTGGGTCGAGACGGTCGGCACGGGAGCGAACCGCTTGGTCGGCGCCTCGGCTTCCGCCATCCTGGCCGCATTCGATGATGCGATGAACAAGACGCGCACCGCGATTCATGACAAGCCGTATGGCGATGGCGATGCGGCGGGAAAGATCGTGGCGCTACTGGTGCAGTGA
- a CDS encoding NAD-dependent epimerase/dehydratase family protein, with amino-acid sequence MEIKGKKLVLIGGAGLIGSHTADLLLKEDVREILIYDNFVRGRIENLENALKDPRVRIFDIGGDIMQTDILEAALEGADGVFHFAALWLLQCHDFPRSAFDVNIRGTFNVMEACVKKGVKRLVYSSSASVYGDAVREPMDEDHPFNNKNFYGATKIAGEVMLRAFHHRYGLNYVGLRYMNVYGPRQDYHGAYIAVIMKMLDAIDKGEGPTILGDGSEAFDFVAVEDCAKANVCAMKAEVTDRCYNVGTGKRTSLKELAEMLLEITGCQKPINYAPRSQATLVRNRIGCPKLAKQDLGFEATIDLREGLKRLIEWRKSHKAEVEARRRAVGLV; translated from the coding sequence ATGGAAATCAAAGGCAAGAAGCTGGTTCTCATCGGCGGTGCCGGCCTGATTGGCTCGCACACAGCGGACCTCCTGCTCAAGGAAGACGTCAGGGAAATCCTCATATACGACAACTTCGTCCGCGGCCGCATCGAGAACCTGGAAAACGCCCTCAAGGATCCCCGCGTGCGCATTTTCGACATTGGCGGCGACATCATGCAGACAGACATTCTTGAGGCGGCCCTCGAAGGTGCCGACGGCGTCTTCCACTTTGCCGCCCTCTGGCTCCTGCAGTGCCATGACTTCCCGCGCAGCGCCTTCGACGTGAACATTCGCGGCACCTTCAACGTCATGGAGGCCTGCGTCAAGAAGGGTGTCAAGCGCCTGGTCTATTCCTCGTCTGCCTCCGTATACGGCGATGCCGTGCGCGAGCCGATGGACGAGGATCACCCCTTCAACAACAAGAATTTTTACGGCGCGACCAAAATCGCCGGCGAGGTCATGCTGCGTGCCTTCCACCACCGCTATGGCCTGAACTACGTCGGCCTGCGCTACATGAACGTCTACGGCCCGCGCCAGGACTACCATGGTGCCTACATTGCCGTCATAATGAAGATGCTCGACGCCATCGACAAGGGAGAAGGCCCCACCATCCTGGGCGATGGCAGCGAGGCCTTCGACTTCGTCGCCGTGGAGGACTGCGCCAAGGCCAATGTGTGCGCCATGAAGGCTGAGGTGACGGATCGCTGCTACAACGTCGGTACCGGCAAGCGCACCTCGCTCAAGGAACTGGCCGAGATGCTCCTCGAGATTACCGGTTGCCAGAAACCGATCAATTACGCACCGCGCAGTCAGGCTACCCTGGTGCGCAACCGCATCGGCTGCCCGAAACTCGCCAAACAGGACCTCGGCTTCGAGGCGACGATCGACCTCAGAGAGGGTTTGAAACGCCTCATCGAATGGCGCAAGAGCCACAAGGCCGAAGTCGAGGCGCGCCGTCGAGCTGTGGGGTTAGTCTGA
- a CDS encoding DegT/DnrJ/EryC1/StrS family aminotransferase — protein sequence MNAPVMRNIPIAVPCIGQEEVEAVREVLMSGWLTQGPRVKAFERAFAVRHRVEHALATTSCTTALHLALASLGIGPGDEVVVPAFTWIATANVVTHLGATPVFADVCRDTYNIDAAQLSGLITPRTKAVIVVHLFGLCADMEAVRKAVPPGIPIIEDAACAAGASYHGVPAGALGTIGCFSFHPRKSITCGEGGMLTTNDAAIAARAEILRNHGASIPEEVRHAGLRPWEMPDFDVAGYNYRMTDMQAAVGLVQLGRLDGFIAERQKLAALYDKLLAQIEWIRPPKVPTGYGHAWQAYVTLIDKDKSPLDQNSVLARLAEKGIGGRAGTHAVTRLGAYRGRSNAIQGGFPVADELDAWTMALPLHNKMTESDVEYVVEVLKGL from the coding sequence ATGAACGCACCCGTTATGCGCAACATTCCGATCGCCGTTCCCTGCATTGGCCAGGAGGAGGTCGAGGCCGTTCGCGAGGTGTTGATGAGCGGCTGGCTGACCCAGGGGCCAAGAGTCAAGGCATTCGAACGCGCTTTCGCGGTGCGGCACCGGGTAGAGCATGCCCTGGCCACCACATCCTGCACGACGGCCTTGCACCTTGCCTTGGCCTCTCTTGGCATTGGACCGGGCGACGAAGTGGTGGTACCGGCCTTTACATGGATTGCCACGGCCAATGTGGTCACACACCTGGGCGCCACGCCGGTATTCGCGGATGTATGCCGCGACACCTACAATATCGATGCCGCGCAGCTGTCTGGGCTGATCACTCCGCGCACCAAGGCTGTGATCGTGGTGCACCTGTTTGGTTTGTGTGCCGACATGGAAGCGGTGCGCAAGGCTGTCCCTCCGGGCATACCGATTATCGAGGATGCCGCCTGTGCAGCCGGTGCCAGCTACCATGGCGTGCCCGCGGGCGCGCTTGGAACGATCGGTTGTTTCTCGTTCCATCCGCGCAAATCCATCACCTGTGGCGAAGGCGGCATGCTGACGACGAACGATGCCGCGATTGCAGCAAGGGCGGAAATCCTCCGCAATCACGGGGCTTCCATTCCGGAGGAGGTTCGCCATGCCGGGCTGCGCCCCTGGGAAATGCCTGACTTCGACGTGGCGGGCTACAATTACCGTATGACCGACATGCAGGCCGCGGTCGGTTTGGTGCAGCTGGGCCGTCTGGATGGTTTCATTGCGGAGCGGCAAAAGCTTGCCGCGCTCTACGACAAACTTCTCGCACAGATCGAGTGGATTAGGCCACCCAAAGTGCCGACGGGCTACGGTCATGCCTGGCAGGCCTACGTGACGCTGATCGACAAGGATAAATCTCCCCTCGATCAGAACAGTGTGCTGGCCAGGCTGGCGGAAAAAGGCATCGGCGGGCGCGCGGGCACGCATGCGGTTACCCGTCTTGGCGCCTACAGGGGGCGCTCGAATGCCATTCAAGGGGGTTTCCCCGTAGCCGACGAACTGGATGCCTGGACGATGGCGCTGCCTCTGCACAACAAAATGACCGAATCCGATGTCGAGTATGTCGTCGAAGTGCTCAAGGGGTTATGA
- a CDS encoding class I SAM-dependent methyltransferase, whose amino-acid sequence MPLVLDAGCGAGLTARLLIGEGLHRVRYIGADISTAVDVAPEAFRQRGLPGYFIQADLLNFPFAENSFDYILSEGVLHHTPSTRAAIHALARLLKTGGVLAFYVYKRKSPIREFADDFIREHLRSMSPEEAW is encoded by the coding sequence ATGCCACTGGTACTGGATGCAGGATGCGGCGCGGGGTTGACGGCGAGACTGTTGATTGGCGAAGGGCTTCACCGTGTTCGATATATCGGCGCTGATATTTCGACTGCAGTGGATGTCGCGCCGGAGGCATTTCGTCAACGCGGACTTCCTGGATATTTTATACAGGCCGACTTGCTTAATTTTCCTTTTGCGGAGAACAGCTTCGACTATATTTTGTCAGAAGGCGTTTTGCATCATACGCCATCGACTCGGGCGGCAATTCATGCACTTGCGCGGCTCCTGAAAACAGGAGGTGTGTTGGCTTTTTATGTCTATAAGCGCAAGTCGCCAATCCGGGAATTCGCCGACGACTTCATTCGAGAACACCTACGGTCGATGTCTCCCGAGGAGGCTTGGTAA
- the asnB gene encoding asparagine synthase (glutamine-hydrolyzing): MCGIVGLINLNGAPVSPAILQRMTDAISHRGPDGEGYWIEGNVGLGHRRLAILDLSPAGHQPMISSDHRYVLSYNGEVYNYRELRAELEAAGYWFRSKTDTEVVLHALAHWGSDALLRLNGMFALALFDRKERQFLLARDRYGIKPLYYAFQGNVLAFGSEQKAITALPNFRRKLDKAALLEYLTFQNIFTDRTLLEDVKLLPAGHFARIDLDQTGARLELTRYWDYRFREPDRIRDKREYAEELERLFFQAVNRQLVSDVELGAYLSGGMDSGSITAVAAQSLPNLKTFTCGFDLSSASGIELGFDERAKAEAMSARFKTEHYEMVLKAGDMERCLPALVRHLEEPRVGQSYPNYYAAKLASRFVKVVLSGAGGDELFGGYPWRYYRAMASQNFEHYIDQYYKFWQRLIPNSALSKVFAPIWNDVKNVWTRDIFRDVFLTHDNELCRPEDYINHSLYFEAKTFLHGLFVVEDKLSMAHGLETRVPFMDNDLVEFAMGCPVALKLNNIDNVLRINENEPGSKTELYYQKTNDGKQLLRKVMSNLIPDEITRAVKQGFSSPDASWFRGESIDFVRRTLLQGRPRIYEVLDRAAVAELIEEHLRGKQNRRLLIWSLLNIEAWMGSHL, from the coding sequence ATGTGCGGTATTGTCGGCCTAATTAACCTCAACGGGGCCCCCGTCTCCCCGGCCATCCTGCAAAGGATGACGGATGCCATCTCGCATCGGGGCCCGGACGGTGAAGGGTACTGGATCGAGGGCAATGTCGGGCTTGGTCACCGCCGCCTGGCGATTCTCGACCTGTCGCCTGCCGGCCATCAGCCGATGATCAGTTCGGACCATCGTTACGTCCTCAGTTACAACGGCGAGGTTTATAACTACCGCGAGTTGCGCGCCGAACTTGAGGCTGCGGGATACTGGTTTCGTTCGAAGACGGATACCGAGGTCGTGCTGCATGCCCTTGCCCACTGGGGCAGCGATGCTCTGCTACGCTTGAATGGCATGTTTGCACTGGCCCTGTTCGATCGGAAGGAGCGGCAGTTTCTGCTTGCCCGCGACCGCTACGGCATTAAGCCGTTGTATTACGCGTTCCAGGGCAACGTATTAGCCTTCGGCTCGGAACAAAAGGCGATTACTGCTTTGCCGAACTTTCGCCGCAAGCTCGATAAGGCGGCGTTGCTGGAGTATTTGACGTTCCAGAATATTTTCACAGACCGTACGCTGCTGGAGGATGTGAAGCTCCTGCCGGCCGGTCATTTCGCACGAATCGATCTGGACCAGACTGGCGCGCGCCTAGAACTCACCCGTTACTGGGATTACCGTTTCCGAGAGCCGGATCGAATCCGGGACAAGCGGGAGTATGCGGAAGAACTCGAACGCCTGTTTTTCCAGGCTGTCAATCGGCAACTGGTCAGTGACGTGGAACTCGGCGCCTATCTCAGCGGTGGAATGGACAGTGGTTCCATCACAGCGGTGGCGGCGCAATCCCTGCCGAACCTCAAGACGTTCACCTGCGGCTTCGATCTTAGCTCGGCTTCCGGTATCGAGCTCGGCTTCGATGAGCGTGCAAAGGCCGAGGCGATGTCCGCGCGTTTCAAGACCGAACACTATGAGATGGTGCTGAAGGCCGGCGACATGGAGCGCTGTTTACCTGCCTTGGTGCGGCACCTTGAGGAGCCGCGCGTCGGCCAGAGCTACCCCAACTACTATGCGGCCAAACTGGCCAGTCGCTTCGTCAAGGTGGTTTTGTCCGGTGCGGGCGGCGATGAACTGTTCGGGGGATATCCATGGCGTTACTACCGCGCCATGGCGAGCCAGAATTTCGAGCACTACATCGACCAATACTACAAATTCTGGCAGCGGCTGATCCCGAACAGCGCGTTGTCGAAGGTGTTCGCCCCCATCTGGAACGACGTTAAGAATGTGTGGACCCGCGATATCTTTCGGGATGTTTTCCTCACCCATGACAACGAACTCTGCCGCCCGGAAGATTACATCAACCACTCGCTGTATTTTGAGGCGAAGACTTTCCTGCATGGCCTTTTCGTGGTCGAGGACAAGCTCAGCATGGCCCACGGCCTGGAAACGCGGGTGCCTTTCATGGACAACGATCTCGTTGAATTCGCGATGGGCTGTCCGGTGGCACTCAAGCTCAACAATATCGACAACGTGCTGCGCATCAATGAAAACGAGCCGGGCAGCAAGACCGAGCTGTATTATCAGAAAACCAACGACGGCAAACAGTTGCTGCGGAAGGTGATGTCGAACCTCATCCCGGATGAAATCACCCGAGCCGTGAAGCAGGGCTTTTCCTCACCGGACGCCAGCTGGTTTCGGGGGGAGAGCATCGATTTCGTGCGGCGTACGCTCCTGCAAGGCAGGCCGCGCATCTACGAGGTGCTCGATCGTGCGGCGGTCGCCGAACTGATCGAAGAACACCTGCGCGGCAAGCAAAACCGGCGACTGTTGATCTGGTCGCTGCTAAACATCGAGGCTTGGATGGGGAGTCACCTGTGA
- a CDS encoding methionyl-tRNA formyltransferase gives MNDILVRNVLHADVASYAAHHGLPCRMLARSMTEPGLLEAVAQWEPDAFLVVGWYHMVPKAWRSLAPAYGLHASLLPDYSGGAPLVWAMINGETKTGITLFQLDDGVDSGPIVAQAEEPIHADDTIATLYARIEERGLELLARSLPALADGSVVLRNQPLSGRRIMPQRTPKDGVIDWTADYAFVERFIRAQTRPYPGAFSMHGERRITIWAAHGMAYDADISASPGEIIFYGNAVAVVCGQGALVLDEIECEGNVFVGHEIGTILREGGCFKNHRKAMK, from the coding sequence ATGAACGACATTTTGGTAAGAAACGTCCTACATGCCGACGTGGCGAGCTACGCGGCACACCATGGACTGCCGTGCCGAATGCTGGCGCGTAGCATGACTGAGCCGGGGTTGCTCGAAGCGGTTGCGCAATGGGAGCCGGATGCCTTTCTCGTCGTAGGTTGGTACCACATGGTGCCCAAGGCCTGGCGTAGCCTGGCGCCCGCCTATGGACTACACGCCTCGCTCCTGCCGGACTACAGCGGCGGCGCCCCCTTGGTATGGGCGATGATCAACGGTGAGACAAAGACTGGAATTACCCTGTTTCAGCTGGACGATGGTGTCGATTCCGGACCCATCGTGGCCCAGGCCGAGGAGCCAATCCATGCGGACGATACCATCGCCACGCTTTATGCGCGCATCGAAGAGCGCGGACTGGAACTGCTCGCACGATCACTGCCTGCTTTGGCTGATGGTTCCGTGGTATTGCGAAACCAGCCGCTATCCGGCCGACGCATCATGCCGCAGCGAACTCCTAAAGACGGTGTAATCGACTGGACGGCCGACTATGCCTTTGTTGAGCGTTTTATTCGGGCACAGACGCGGCCTTACCCTGGTGCATTCTCAATGCATGGAGAGCGTCGTATCACGATTTGGGCGGCGCATGGCATGGCATACGATGCGGACATTTCCGCTTCACCGGGCGAGATCATTTTTTATGGCAATGCCGTTGCGGTGGTCTGTGGCCAGGGCGCCCTGGTACTAGATGAAATCGAGTGCGAAGGGAATGTGTTCGTGGGGCATGAAATCGGCACCATCCTGCGCGAAGGAGGCTGCTTCAAGAATCATCGGAAGGCAATGAAATGA
- a CDS encoding polysaccharide deacetylase WbmS family protein, whose product MTRSAKISEIKPDDPSAWEDRLFLTIDIDWVHDTVLADMIDLLDRFDVHATWFVTHDTPLLERLRDNPRYELGIHPKEVLNNPVSGTSMGQDGLRLST is encoded by the coding sequence ATGACCCGTAGCGCCAAGATCAGTGAGATCAAGCCGGATGATCCGTCTGCCTGGGAGGACAGGCTGTTCCTCACCATCGATATCGACTGGGTCCACGATACAGTCTTGGCCGATATGATCGACCTGTTGGATCGATTTGATGTTCATGCCACCTGGTTCGTCACGCATGACACCCCTTTGCTCGAAAGGTTGCGCGATAACCCCCGCTACGAGCTTGGCATTCATCCTAAGGAAGTTCTGAACAACCCCGTTTCCGGGACTTCGATGGGCCAAGACGGCCTGCGGCTTTCCACATGA
- a CDS encoding IS5 family transposase gives MKQLSLASVPAFERRSKTIRRRVFLEQMNRVVPWAELVAIIEPHAPKPGPKGGRPPFAVQTLLRIHCLQQWFNLSDPAMEEALYDMPLMREFAGIDIGVDVVPDESTILRFRHLLEAHDLQRAIFERINALLRAQGLMLQEGTVVDATLIAAPSSTKNRAGQRDPEMRQTKKGNQWYFGMKGHAGVDADSGLIHTVVATAANVHDVTQAPHLLHGNETDVWADSGYRGVDKREETQGLNVRWHVAMRPGQRRALNNSTLLGQVQQALEHVKARIRARGEHPFYVIKRLFGFATCPYRGLKKNAAKLTMCAALANLYMVRRKLLILSTG, from the coding sequence ATGAAGCAACTCAGCCTCGCCAGTGTCCCCGCGTTCGAGCGCCGCAGCAAGACCATACGCCGTCGTGTCTTTCTGGAGCAGATGAACCGCGTTGTGCCCTGGGCTGAGCTGGTGGCCATCATCGAGCCCCATGCGCCCAAGCCCGGCCCCAAGGGAGGACGCCCGCCGTTTGCGGTGCAGACGCTGCTGCGCATTCACTGCCTGCAGCAGTGGTTCAACCTGTCGGATCCGGCGATGGAAGAAGCCCTCTACGACATGCCGCTCATGCGCGAGTTCGCAGGCATCGACATTGGCGTCGATGTCGTGCCCGATGAGAGCACCATCCTGCGTTTCCGTCACCTGCTCGAAGCGCACGATCTGCAGCGCGCGATCTTCGAGCGCATCAACGCGCTGCTGCGAGCGCAGGGCCTGATGCTGCAGGAGGGCACGGTGGTGGACGCCACGCTCATCGCAGCGCCCAGCTCCACGAAGAATCGAGCGGGGCAGCGCGACCCCGAGATGCGCCAGACGAAGAAAGGCAACCAGTGGTACTTCGGCATGAAGGGCCACGCGGGGGTGGATGCCGACTCGGGCCTCATTCACACGGTGGTGGCCACCGCCGCCAACGTGCACGACGTCACGCAAGCCCCCCACTTGCTGCACGGAAATGAAACGGACGTGTGGGCCGATTCGGGCTACCGCGGTGTGGACAAGCGAGAGGAGACACAAGGCTTGAACGTGCGCTGGCACGTCGCGATGCGTCCTGGCCAGCGCCGAGCGCTCAACAACAGCACGCTGCTGGGGCAGGTGCAGCAAGCGCTCGAGCACGTCAAGGCGCGCATTCGCGCCAGGGGCGAACACCCCTTCTACGTGATCAAGCGGCTGTTTGGCTTTGCCACGTGTCCTTACCGGGGCCTGAAGAAAAACGCGGCCAAGCTCACGATGTGCGCGGCGCTGGCCAATCTGTACATGGTGCGGCGAAAACTCTTGATACTCTCGACAGGATAA
- a CDS encoding DNA-3-methyladenine glycosylase — protein MTRPYPGLHTYTQYEQEIVIWQCQPFDGRMDAVPGTISAVFEDGSFLMNCGDGRVLVRDYTVSGDAHLQPKQLLLSRDFTITMRKIVEAYIACHRDRPLAKRIVVRC, from the coding sequence TTGACGCGACCTTATCCAGGGTTGCACACGTACACGCAATATGAGCAGGAAATTGTAATTTGGCAATGCCAACCTTTCGATGGTCGTATGGATGCTGTTCCGGGAACGATCTCCGCTGTGTTCGAGGATGGCTCTTTCCTCATGAACTGTGGGGATGGTCGAGTTTTGGTGAGAGACTACACGGTATCCGGTGATGCACATTTGCAACCGAAGCAGCTGTTGCTTTCGCGGGACTTCACCATAACTATGCGCAAAATCGTTGAAGCTTATATCGCCTGCCATCGTGACAGGCCGTTAGCCAAACGCATCGTTGTGAGGTGTTGA